Proteins encoded within one genomic window of Marinitoga sp. 1197:
- a CDS encoding ATP-binding cassette domain-containing protein: MIELSEINLKIKNKIILEDINLSFPDKKTIGVVGKNGSGKSTLLKIMAGIIKPTNGKISVLNYVPYKRSKDFLKKISFVNPQKGFLDYSLPAIDFYKFLSKVYKINKEEFENKINYLGKILDIEKKIYQPVRLLSFGERVKCEILAKLLHSPKLIFLDEPFIGLDIDTKKKLIEFLKIQKKEDRTIFIVTHEINVLSEIVDELIILDKGRVLRKIDEKEIEKFKKLKKIIYVFSDDSTKSEIIHESKIQHISLKNINSIQINDITIEDILKELI; encoded by the coding sequence TTGATTGAACTTTCTGAAATTAATTTGAAAATTAAAAATAAAATTATTTTAGAAGACATAAATTTATCCTTTCCTGATAAAAAAACAATTGGCGTAGTAGGGAAAAATGGTTCTGGCAAAAGTACACTTTTAAAAATAATGGCTGGAATTATAAAACCCACGAATGGTAAGATTAGTGTCCTGAACTATGTTCCGTATAAAAGAAGCAAAGATTTTTTGAAAAAAATTTCTTTTGTTAATCCTCAAAAAGGGTTTCTTGATTATTCGTTACCTGCTATTGACTTTTATAAATTTTTATCTAAAGTTTACAAAATAAATAAGGAAGAATTTGAAAATAAAATTAATTATCTTGGAAAGATATTAGATATAGAAAAAAAGATTTATCAACCTGTTAGGTTATTATCTTTTGGTGAAAGAGTAAAGTGTGAAATTTTAGCTAAATTATTACATTCTCCAAAACTAATTTTTTTGGATGAACCATTTATAGGATTAGATATTGATACGAAAAAAAAATTAATTGAGTTTTTAAAAATTCAAAAAAAAGAAGATCGCACTATTTTTATTGTCACACATGAAATTAACGTTCTATCTGAAATTGTTGATGAACTAATAATATTGGATAAAGGAAGAGTGTTAAGAAAAATTGATGAAAAAGAAATCGAAAAATTCAAGAAATTAAAAAAAATTATTTATGTATTTTCTGACGATTCGACAAAAAGTGAAATCATACATGAATCAAAAATTCAGCATATTTCTCTAAAAAATATTAACTCAATTCAAATAAATGATATTACAATTGAAGATATATTGAAGGAGTTAATATAA
- a CDS encoding ABC-2 family transporter protein, producing MEYLEYSKFLLKRLKIYKINWYLYIFQNTINFFFLYLFLQLGIGEKNEIIHYYFALSFFLSHIIPVIKPGFFNLVRNGELDNLILLPINKILYFSVVEIVYPLYNIFLTLPIIFVFSFIFNIRFTNLIILIIIFPFALLLSSLISILFSLSAFWLKKGDSLSFWSYSLFKIISGGLIPLKYFPQKIRAIFEFLPFNYIINFPGESFAKGTLDIQEFLKLVFWIFIIFLISQLFYKFAISKYETAGG from the coding sequence ATGGAATATTTAGAATACAGCAAATTTTTATTAAAAAGATTAAAAATTTATAAAATAAATTGGTACTTGTATATTTTTCAAAATACTATTAATTTTTTCTTTTTATACCTTTTTTTACAATTAGGTATAGGAGAAAAAAATGAAATAATACATTATTATTTTGCACTTTCTTTTTTTCTATCTCATATCATTCCCGTAATAAAACCGGGTTTTTTTAATTTAGTAAGAAACGGAGAATTAGATAATTTGATACTATTACCTATAAATAAAATTTTGTATTTTTCTGTTGTAGAAATTGTATATCCTTTGTATAATATTTTTTTAACTTTACCAATCATTTTTGTTTTTTCATTTATCTTCAATATTCGTTTTACTAATTTAATTATTTTGATAATTATTTTTCCTTTTGCATTGTTGTTATCTTCTCTAATTTCAATATTATTTAGTTTAAGCGCTTTTTGGTTAAAAAAAGGAGATTCACTTTCGTTTTGGTCATATAGTTTATTTAAAATTATTTCTGGTGGATTAATTCCGCTTAAATATTTCCCTCAAAAAATCCGAGCAATTTTTGAATTTTTGCCGTTTAATTATATAATAAATTTTCCTGGAGAATCGTTTGCTAAGGGCACACTTGATATTCAGGAGTTTTTAAAATTAGTGTTCTGGATTTTTATAATATTTTTAATTTCTCAATTGTTTTATAAATTTGCAATATCTAAATACGAAACTGCAGGTGGTTAA
- a CDS encoding ABC-2 family transporter protein has translation MLIQSFLNGIKVRILFLKDTILMIFWGIFELLMTIIFFSVIKINFKMEISDEKMFLLIGTAFIVETIYYAFFGSSLLNLSNLVVEGKLDNYILLPRNISWILSIINIDSLYLITLLPNLYLILVSYNWNIEDFFKYIINVFIMVLIRYSFQLIISSFNFIFINVKLLEDTINNLFSYSYLPRNIYTSFWKYIFIIIPVSLFANIPVESLLEKKYMIEYLIFGILLLFISNIFFKKTLEKYISAGG, from the coding sequence ATGCTCATACAGAGTTTTTTAAATGGTATAAAAGTTAGAATATTGTTTTTAAAAGATACAATTTTAATGATTTTTTGGGGAATTTTTGAATTATTAATGACAATTATATTTTTTTCAGTAATAAAAATCAATTTCAAAATGGAAATTTCTGATGAAAAAATGTTTTTGCTAATCGGAACGGCGTTTATTGTAGAAACTATCTATTATGCATTTTTTGGTTCTTCTCTTCTTAATTTATCAAACCTTGTTGTGGAAGGAAAATTAGATAATTATATTTTACTACCTCGGAATATCAGCTGGATATTATCAATAATAAATATAGATTCCTTATATTTAATTACATTATTGCCGAATTTATATCTAATATTAGTTTCTTATAACTGGAATATTGAAGACTTTTTTAAATATATTATTAATGTTTTTATTATGGTGCTAATAAGGTATTCTTTTCAATTAATAATTTCTTCTTTTAATTTTATCTTTATTAATGTAAAGTTGCTTGAAGATACTATTAATAACCTTTTTTCTTATTCATATTTGCCTAGAAATATTTATACATCTTTTTGGAAATATATTTTTATCATAATTCCTGTAAGCCTTTTTGCAAATATTCCTGTAGAAAGTCTTTTAGAAAAGAAATATATGATAGAATATCTTATATTTGGTATTTTGTTACTTTTTATATCAAATATATTTTTTAAAAAAACATTAGAAAAATATATAAGTGCTGGTGGATAA
- a CDS encoding outer membrane protein assembly factor BamB family protein, giving the protein MKNKYLYILLFVTFLIFFNGCSLIPFKANKSQINIQNNSSKTLKNVKFDIELIKEFKVNKYDLKKDINGNFLVYNNILIFHDMNSVYFYSLKNKNIIFSNRYKSTIFSSFLIDYNGNIVFSNGTMLYVYDLKGKKIFSKDFFENIYSLAIHPSNDLYILTDIGTIYKLKEYKIFWKKKLNTTITSNLIITYNKNIIFGDANGNIYSFDSNGEKLWVSKISGSAKGNFATDLRGNIYVLSSNNILYSIDNSGKIIWNKIYDNVSFLSNILIDRNEKIYISSNKNIYIYDKNGNELSKIPAKNINTKILLLGNNVSFTGKNKSINIYNFGDKKILEYVLNDDLNNELYYTDGNLYCLSKDNKIIEIPLKSEYNSLTWPYEKGYLNREYLNLPPNKPTIIYPEDKNFAVIESDLNLKWNGSDPNNDQITFDVYYGYNENDLLVFKKNLLKKEVNINNLIGKKDYYIKIVASDGMFKSESSIYKFKIIYKPSKPKVIYPQNEAKNIELNPILKWEVKDKDSTNLVFNIYFGEDKKNLALLEKGLYKNEYQLKKTLLPGKKYYWKVEVFDEDGNKNISEIKSFETSHLPTKPILLTKNTELSYDATISWIATDIDNDKLVYDVYIGINEKTLKKIFSDYSNNKAVLPLVRPGKKYKIKIVAKDKKGNISESVLYDLKIKFSPIVKWINKLNNKVETSPVLDENGNIIIGDNGGNLYKFNPDGILIWKIKVNKKIWSSPSYYNGNIYFGDNEGYLYTINSDGEIKWKFKTGDIITSSPIIDKDNIVYVGSWDGYLYAINPDGTLKWKFKTNNSISGSPVMGRDGTIYVGSWDGYLYAINPDGTLKWKFKSENRISKAPAIDKKEIIYFGSEDGYLYAIDYQGNLKWSFKTKSYIKSSPIIDENGNVYIGSWDQYLYAINPDGTLKWKFKSEYIITSTPIIGNHETIYFASYDYNVYCLDYQGNLKWRKELGNILGTNLLLENNALILADINGNLYSLMVEDESINDRAEWPAFKKDNYNTGKVENVRNSLPLGPDNPYPFNNQQDVSLYTKFSWQSYDMDGDPIRFDIYLGTTPEHLTLVAKNLKSSEYKPEEILKPKTQYYWKIIVRDNRNGIKEGPLWTFRTINPYGKIKWNFKTKGWIESVPLIINNNIYFGSYDKHFYSLSISGKLNWKILTDGEIVGSAGVDENGNVYFGNTAGTFFSVSKEGKILWKYKINNKITSTPLVIDNNIYFGDNQGNFYCFTLDGKIKWKFFANDYITGIPFYNNGNILFASADSYLYNITKEGTLIWKFKTNGAIRSSPSVDKDGNIYIGSDDNYLYKISDKGTLIWKFKTKSAVQSKVSIDKNGNIYFGSLDHNFYVLDKDGKIIEIYKVDGGIISTPTFDDNGNIYFGSLDSTVYALDKSLKIDWKFESGYGISSSPIIKDGLLYICSKDGYLYALKIEGKNTPEDYIIKNYFNK; this is encoded by the coding sequence ATGAAAAACAAATATTTGTATATTTTATTATTTGTAACTTTTTTGATTTTTTTTAATGGATGTTCTTTGATACCTTTTAAAGCAAATAAATCTCAAATAAATATTCAAAACAACTCGTCTAAAACTCTTAAAAATGTCAAATTTGATATTGAGTTAATTAAAGAATTTAAAGTAAATAAATATGATTTAAAAAAAGATATAAATGGAAATTTTTTAGTTTATAATAATATTTTGATTTTCCATGATATGAATAGTGTATATTTTTATTCATTAAAAAATAAAAATATAATATTTTCTAATAGATATAAATCCACAATATTCAGTTCTTTTTTGATTGATTATAACGGAAACATAGTTTTTTCTAATGGAACAATGTTGTATGTATATGATTTAAAAGGAAAAAAGATATTTTCTAAAGATTTTTTTGAGAATATTTACTCTTTAGCGATTCACCCTTCAAATGATTTATATATATTGACGGATATAGGAACAATATATAAATTAAAAGAGTATAAAATTTTTTGGAAGAAAAAGCTTAATACAACAATAACATCTAATTTAATAATAACATACAATAAAAACATAATTTTTGGAGATGCAAATGGTAATATTTATTCTTTTGATAGTAATGGTGAAAAATTATGGGTTTCCAAAATAAGTGGAAGTGCAAAAGGGAATTTTGCAACAGATTTACGAGGTAATATTTATGTATTAAGTAGCAATAATATTTTATATTCAATAGATAATAGCGGTAAAATTATCTGGAATAAAATTTATGATAATGTATCATTTTTATCTAATATTTTAATTGATAGAAATGAAAAAATTTATATTTCGTCAAATAAGAATATATATATATATGATAAAAATGGAAATGAATTGAGTAAGATTCCAGCGAAAAACATTAATACAAAAATATTACTTTTAGGGAATAATGTGTCTTTTACAGGAAAAAATAAATCAATAAATATTTATAATTTTGGTGATAAAAAAATATTAGAATATGTTTTAAATGATGACTTAAACAATGAACTCTATTATACAGACGGAAATCTTTATTGCCTTTCAAAGGATAATAAAATAATAGAAATTCCGTTAAAAAGTGAATATAATAGTTTAACTTGGCCATATGAAAAAGGTTATTTAAATAGAGAATATCTAAACTTACCCCCAAATAAACCAACAATTATTTATCCAGAAGATAAAAATTTTGCAGTTATAGAAAGTGATTTAAATCTAAAATGGAATGGATCAGATCCAAATAACGATCAGATTACATTTGATGTATATTATGGATATAATGAGAATGATTTATTAGTATTTAAAAAAAATTTATTAAAAAAGGAGGTTAATATTAATAACTTAATAGGAAAAAAGGATTATTATATTAAAATTGTGGCAAGTGATGGAATGTTTAAAAGTGAAAGTTCAATATATAAATTTAAAATTATATATAAACCTTCAAAACCGAAGGTTATATATCCTCAGAATGAAGCTAAAAATATAGAGTTAAATCCTATTTTAAAATGGGAAGTAAAAGATAAAGATAGCACAAATTTAGTATTTAATATTTATTTTGGTGAAGATAAGAAAAATTTAGCTTTATTAGAAAAGGGATTATATAAAAACGAATACCAGTTGAAAAAAACATTATTACCAGGTAAAAAATATTATTGGAAAGTTGAGGTTTTTGATGAAGATGGAAATAAAAACATAAGTGAAATTAAATCTTTTGAAACATCACATTTGCCAACTAAGCCAATTTTATTAACTAAAAATACAGAGTTAAGTTATGATGCAACAATTAGTTGGATTGCTACTGATATTGATAATGACAAATTAGTTTATGATGTATATATCGGGATTAATGAAAAAACATTAAAAAAGATATTTTCAGATTATTCTAATAATAAAGCTGTATTGCCATTAGTAAGACCGGGGAAAAAATATAAGATTAAAATTGTAGCTAAAGATAAAAAAGGGAATATTTCTGAAAGTGTTTTATATGATTTAAAAATCAAATTTTCTCCTATTGTAAAATGGATTAATAAATTAAATAATAAGGTTGAAACAAGCCCAGTTTTAGATGAGAATGGAAATATAATAATAGGAGATAATGGAGGAAATTTGTATAAATTTAACCCTGATGGTATATTAATTTGGAAAATAAAAGTAAATAAAAAGATTTGGTCTTCACCTTCTTACTATAATGGGAACATATATTTTGGAGATAATGAAGGGTATTTATATACTATAAATTCTGATGGAGAAATAAAATGGAAATTCAAAACAGGTGATATAATAACCTCTTCACCTATTATTGATAAAGATAATATAGTATATGTAGGAAGTTGGGATGGGTATTTGTATGCAATAAATCCAGATGGAACATTAAAGTGGAAATTTAAAACGAACAATTCAATTAGTGGAAGTCCTGTTATGGGGAGAGATGGTACTATATATGTAGGAAGTTGGGATGGATATTTGTATGCAATAAATCCAGACGGAACATTAAAGTGGAAGTTTAAATCAGAAAATAGGATATCAAAGGCACCGGCAATAGATAAAAAAGAAATAATATATTTTGGGTCGGAAGATGGGTATTTATATGCAATTGATTACCAAGGAAATTTAAAATGGAGCTTTAAAACAAAAAGTTATATTAAGTCTTCGCCAATAATTGATGAAAATGGAAATGTTTATATAGGAAGTTGGGATCAATATTTATATGCAATAAATCCGGATGGAACATTAAAATGGAAATTTAAATCAGAATATATAATAACTTCTACACCTATTATAGGAAATCATGAAACAATATATTTTGCAAGTTATGATTATAATGTATATTGTTTAGATTATCAAGGGAATTTGAAGTGGAGAAAAGAACTTGGAAATATTTTGGGAACTAATCTTTTATTAGAAAATAATGCATTAATATTAGCTGATATAAATGGAAATTTATATTCATTAATGGTAGAAGATGAATCTATAAATGATAGAGCAGAATGGCCGGCATTTAAAAAAGATAATTATAACACAGGGAAAGTAGAAAATGTAAGAAATTCATTACCGTTAGGCCCGGATAACCCATATCCTTTTAATAATCAACAAGATGTATCTTTATATACAAAATTTTCTTGGCAATCATACGATATGGATGGGGATCCAATAAGGTTTGATATATATTTAGGAACTACACCAGAACATTTAACTCTCGTAGCTAAAAATCTAAAAAGTTCAGAATATAAACCTGAAGAAATATTAAAACCCAAAACACAATATTATTGGAAAATAATAGTTAGAGATAATAGAAATGGTATAAAAGAAGGTCCATTATGGACATTTAGAACAATAAATCCATATGGAAAAATAAAATGGAATTTCAAGACAAAAGGTTGGATTGAAAGCGTGCCTTTGATAATTAATAATAATATATATTTTGGTAGTTATGATAAACATTTTTATTCATTAAGTATATCCGGGAAACTAAATTGGAAAATCTTGACAGATGGAGAAATAGTAGGATCTGCAGGAGTAGATGAAAATGGAAATGTATATTTTGGGAACACTGCTGGGACCTTTTTTTCAGTATCAAAAGAAGGAAAGATATTGTGGAAATATAAAATAAATAATAAAATTACATCCACACCTTTGGTAATTGATAATAATATATATTTTGGGGATAATCAAGGTAATTTTTATTGTTTTACGTTAGATGGAAAAATAAAATGGAAATTTTTTGCGAATGATTATATTACAGGAATTCCATTTTATAATAATGGTAATATACTATTTGCCAGTGCAGATTCATATTTATATAATATAACTAAAGAAGGTACTTTAATTTGGAAATTTAAAACTAATGGAGCAATTAGATCTTCACCTTCAGTAGATAAAGATGGAAATATTTATATAGGAAGTGATGATAATTATTTGTATAAAATTTCAGATAAAGGCACTTTAATTTGGAAATTTAAAACTAAAAGTGCTGTTCAATCCAAGGTAAGTATAGATAAAAATGGAAATATATATTTTGGAAGTTTAGATCATAATTTTTATGTTTTAGATAAAGATGGAAAAATAATTGAAATTTATAAAGTAGATGGTGGAATAATATCAACCCCCACTTTTGATGATAATGGAAATATATATTTTGGAAGCTTAGATTCGACTGTGTATGCATTAGATAAAAGTTTAAAAATAGACTGGAAATTTGAAAGTGGTTATGGTATTTCATCAAGTCCAATTATTAAAGATGGTTTGTTATATATATGTAGCAAAGATGGATATCTATATGCACTTAAAATTGAAGGAAAAAACACACCTGAAGATTATATAATAAAAAATTATTTTAATAAATAG
- a CDS encoding ABC-2 family transporter protein, which translates to MIIPVSLFANIPVESLLEKKYMIEYLIFNILLLFISNIFFKKTLEKYISAGG; encoded by the coding sequence ATCATAATTCCTGTAAGCCTTTTTGCAAATATTCCTGTAGAAAGTCTTTTAGAAAAGAAATATATGATAGAATATCTTATATTTAATATTTTGTTACTTTTTATATCAAATATATTTTTTAAAAAAACATTAGAAAAATATATAAGTGCTGGTGGATAA